From a region of the Jatrophihabitans endophyticus genome:
- a CDS encoding MarR family winged helix-turn-helix transcriptional regulator: protein MTSQHPADAGPPLRPSDWRVGVWRSFLRAHATVVGKLERELVDAGLPIGWYDVLLQLVEAPNHRLRMAQLADRVLLSRSGLTRVVDRLQNEGYVRRERAAHDARGTFTVLTRAGFEALRAAAPVHLAGVRDHWLTHYTDDELRTLGTLLGRLSAEPE from the coding sequence GTGACCTCGCAGCACCCGGCCGACGCCGGCCCGCCGCTGCGACCGTCGGACTGGCGCGTCGGGGTGTGGCGCTCCTTCCTGCGCGCGCACGCGACCGTCGTCGGCAAGCTCGAACGCGAGCTCGTGGACGCGGGCCTGCCCATCGGCTGGTACGACGTGCTGTTGCAGCTCGTGGAGGCACCGAACCACCGGCTGCGGATGGCGCAGCTCGCCGATCGGGTGCTGCTGTCGCGCTCCGGGCTGACGCGCGTGGTCGACCGGTTGCAGAACGAGGGGTACGTCCGACGCGAACGGGCGGCCCACGACGCGCGCGGCACGTTCACGGTGCTGACCCGGGCCGGGTTCGAGGCCCTGCGGGCCGCGGCGCCGGTGCACCTCGCCGGGGTGCGCGACCACTGGCTCACGCACTACACCGACGACGAGCTGCGCACGCTCGGCACGCTGCTCGGCCGGCTGAGCGCCGAGCCGGAGTGA
- a CDS encoding Mrp/NBP35 family ATP-binding protein: protein MSQPIESAVREALATVDDPEIRKPITELGMVESVAIQESGRVAVAVLLTVPGCPMKEQLTRDVTAAVSRVDGVTGVDVTLGVMTDAQRTALREQLKGDAPANEIPFAQPGSRTRVYAVASGKGGVGKSSVTVNLAVALARKGLSVGVVDADIYGFSVPRMLGVTTRPTQVEQMIVPPVAHDVKVISIGMFTPGNTAVVWRGPMLHRALNQFLADVYWGDLDVLLMDLPPGTGDIAISVAQLVPSAELLVVTTPQLAAREVAERAGSIALQTHQQIVGVVENMSWLEMPDGSRMELFGAGGGQAVADSLATSTGTTVPLLGQVPLDQQVREGGDDGLPVVLSRPDSPAARALDGIADALAARSRSLVGRSLGLTPVR, encoded by the coding sequence GTGTCACAGCCGATTGAGTCCGCCGTCCGCGAAGCCCTGGCCACGGTCGACGACCCCGAGATCCGCAAGCCCATCACCGAACTGGGCATGGTCGAGTCCGTCGCGATCCAGGAGTCCGGCCGGGTCGCCGTCGCCGTCCTGCTGACGGTGCCCGGCTGCCCCATGAAGGAGCAGCTGACCCGCGACGTCACGGCGGCCGTCAGTCGGGTCGACGGCGTCACCGGTGTGGACGTCACCCTCGGCGTGATGACCGACGCGCAACGCACGGCGTTGCGCGAGCAGCTCAAGGGTGACGCGCCGGCCAACGAGATCCCCTTCGCGCAGCCCGGATCGCGGACCCGCGTCTACGCGGTCGCGTCCGGCAAGGGCGGCGTCGGCAAGTCCTCGGTGACCGTCAACCTCGCCGTCGCGCTGGCCAGGAAGGGGCTCTCGGTCGGCGTCGTGGACGCCGACATCTACGGCTTCTCCGTGCCGCGCATGCTCGGCGTGACGACCCGGCCGACCCAGGTCGAGCAGATGATCGTGCCGCCGGTCGCCCACGACGTGAAGGTCATCTCGATCGGCATGTTCACGCCCGGCAACACCGCCGTCGTGTGGCGCGGGCCGATGCTGCACCGCGCGCTCAACCAGTTCCTCGCCGACGTCTACTGGGGCGACCTCGACGTCCTGCTGATGGACCTCCCGCCCGGCACCGGCGACATCGCGATCTCGGTCGCGCAGCTCGTCCCGTCCGCCGAGCTGTTGGTCGTCACCACGCCGCAGCTCGCCGCCCGCGAGGTCGCCGAGCGGGCCGGGTCCATCGCGCTGCAGACGCATCAGCAGATCGTCGGCGTCGTGGAGAACATGAGCTGGCTGGAGATGCCCGACGGCAGCCGGATGGAGCTCTTCGGCGCCGGCGGCGGGCAGGCCGTGGCCGACTCGCTCGCCACGTCGACCGGCACCACCGTGCCGCTGCTGGGCCAGGTTCCGCTCGACCAGCAGGTGCGCGAGGGCGGCGACGACGGCCTCCCGGTCGTCCTCAGCCGGCCGGACTCGCCCGCCGCGCGCGCTCTCGACGGCATCGCCGACGCGCTCGCGGCCCGTTCCCGCAGCCTGGTCGGCCGCTCGCTGGGGCTGACGCCCGTCCGCTGA
- a CDS encoding pyridoxal phosphate-dependent decarboxylase family protein: MHRFTADEEHLSQVLAQLCLDRLAMQAPLDRPRTPEELEKRAGQTVTAAGIGHAEATRVWSEVLGPACLSVDNPRYLSFIPSAPTKAAAAFDMLVGATSMYSGSWLEGGGAVYAENQALRWLADLAGLPAQAGGAFVQGGTIGNLSALVAARESALHRRGTRPARWAVCITEQTHSSVEHALRIVMDVDVVVVPGDARGRMTGTALRDTVAGLDETTRDGIFAVVATAGTTNLGIVDDIAGVGDVAREHGWWLHVDGAYGGAGLAAPSVRPLFAGTEHADSFIVDPHKWLFAPFDSCALIYRDPVQARAAHTQHASYLDPVNVEGEWNPSDFAIQLTRRARGLPFWFSLAVHGTAAYADAIERTIAVARAGAEVIRSREHVRLLLEPELSVVVFERVGWEAGDYARWSSRILDEQVGFVTPTKHQGRVCTRFAIVNPETTVADLELLVDSMADPLG; this comes from the coding sequence GTGCACCGTTTCACCGCGGACGAGGAACACCTCTCGCAGGTGCTCGCGCAGCTGTGCCTGGACCGGCTCGCGATGCAGGCCCCGCTCGACCGGCCCCGGACCCCGGAGGAGCTCGAGAAGCGCGCCGGGCAGACGGTGACCGCCGCGGGCATCGGCCACGCCGAGGCGACCCGCGTGTGGAGCGAGGTGCTGGGGCCGGCCTGCCTGTCGGTCGACAATCCTCGCTACCTGTCCTTCATCCCCAGCGCGCCGACCAAGGCGGCGGCCGCGTTCGACATGCTCGTCGGGGCCACGAGCATGTACTCGGGGTCCTGGCTCGAGGGCGGCGGCGCGGTCTACGCGGAGAACCAGGCGCTGCGCTGGCTGGCCGACCTCGCGGGGCTGCCGGCGCAGGCCGGGGGCGCGTTCGTGCAGGGCGGGACGATCGGCAACCTGTCCGCGCTCGTGGCCGCCCGCGAGTCGGCCCTGCACCGGCGCGGCACCCGGCCGGCCCGCTGGGCGGTGTGCATCACCGAGCAGACCCACTCCTCGGTCGAGCACGCCCTGCGCATCGTCATGGACGTCGACGTGGTCGTCGTCCCCGGCGACGCGCGGGGACGGATGACCGGCACGGCCCTGCGCGACACGGTCGCCGGGCTCGACGAGACGACGCGGGACGGCATCTTCGCCGTCGTCGCGACCGCCGGCACGACCAATCTCGGGATCGTCGACGACATCGCCGGCGTGGGTGACGTCGCCCGCGAGCACGGCTGGTGGCTGCACGTGGACGGCGCGTACGGCGGCGCCGGCCTCGCCGCCCCCAGCGTCCGGCCGCTGTTCGCGGGCACCGAGCACGCCGACTCCTTCATCGTCGACCCGCACAAGTGGCTGTTCGCACCGTTCGACTCGTGCGCGCTGATCTACCGCGATCCGGTGCAGGCCCGCGCCGCCCACACCCAACACGCCAGCTACCTCGACCCGGTCAACGTCGAGGGTGAGTGGAACCCGTCGGACTTCGCCATCCAGTTGACGCGACGCGCCCGGGGGCTGCCGTTCTGGTTCTCCCTCGCTGTCCACGGCACCGCCGCCTACGCCGACGCGATCGAACGGACCATCGCCGTCGCGCGGGCCGGGGCCGAGGTCATCCGCTCCCGCGAGCACGTCCGGCTGCTGCTCGAACCCGAGCTCAGCGTGGTGGTCTTCGAGCGCGTCGGCTGGGAGGCCGGGGACTACGCGCGCTGGAGCAGCCGCATCCTCGACGAGCAGGTCGGGTTCGTGACGCCGACCAAGCATCAGGGCCGGGTCTGCACCCGCTTCGCGATCGTCAACCCGGAGACGACCGTCGCCGACCTGGAACTGCTCGTCGACTCGATGGCCGACCCGCTCGGCTAG
- a CDS encoding trypsin-like peptidase domain-containing protein, translated as MTERSDEGRHAAPEPPAAPNAADAKDDAYGRPAGVSGGFAPHDAPEAYQPPPPTVSPDERATYGRPAGADAFEPGPGERLVPKHSAPPPVPRAFADSFGETAGARDGFDPAPGDRLPPSGRGPESPWWKSDAGRDPWRDPSSQFWLGRGAVFGPAGPAQLGPDEDSESAPDELAEAGEDEDLDEPGKDDNVRRVRFGMRTSLVLALVLLLAGAIGGAVGYFLTDKLDDELHRPDANIAQVETPISRPAGSVAGIAKRVGPAVVSISVTTKTEFSIGSGVVIDSSGDVLTNNHVIAGAVGAGSAATIIVTFSNEATAQARIVGHDPQSDLAVIRVPNDDLTVATLGKSAKLAVGDPVIAIGSPLGLQGTVTSGIVSALNRPVHVSSEDGGSGAYLNAIQTDAPINPGNSGGALVNGSGALIGINSAAALGTVGPGGSGTAITGIGYAIPIDYARGIALQLIRTGKAEHAAIGLQGRTVVSPTPGKQVGGYIVQVSPNGPGAKAGLKQGDVVVAADSQVIQTFDQLTVIVSQHKPGDRIDLTYYRKGTTQKKTVTVTLDKG; from the coding sequence GTGACCGAGCGCAGCGACGAGGGCAGGCACGCCGCGCCCGAACCGCCCGCCGCCCCCAACGCTGCCGACGCCAAAGACGACGCGTACGGCCGGCCCGCGGGCGTCAGCGGCGGGTTCGCGCCCCATGACGCGCCCGAGGCCTACCAACCGCCGCCCCCCACCGTGTCGCCCGACGAGCGCGCCACCTACGGGCGACCGGCCGGCGCGGACGCCTTCGAGCCCGGGCCGGGCGAGCGCCTCGTACCCAAGCACAGTGCGCCCCCTCCCGTCCCGCGGGCGTTCGCCGACTCCTTCGGCGAGACCGCCGGCGCCCGGGACGGGTTCGACCCGGCACCGGGCGACCGGCTGCCGCCGAGCGGCCGCGGCCCGGAGTCGCCCTGGTGGAAGAGCGACGCCGGTCGCGATCCGTGGCGCGATCCGTCCTCGCAGTTCTGGCTCGGCCGCGGCGCCGTGTTCGGCCCGGCGGGCCCGGCCCAGCTCGGCCCGGACGAGGACAGCGAGAGCGCGCCGGACGAGCTCGCCGAGGCCGGCGAGGACGAGGACCTCGACGAGCCGGGCAAGGACGACAACGTCCGTCGCGTCCGCTTCGGCATGCGCACCTCGCTGGTGCTGGCGCTCGTGCTGCTGCTGGCCGGCGCGATCGGCGGTGCCGTCGGCTACTTCCTGACCGACAAGCTGGACGACGAGCTGCACCGTCCCGACGCGAACATCGCGCAGGTCGAGACACCGATCAGCCGGCCGGCCGGGTCGGTAGCCGGCATCGCCAAGCGCGTGGGGCCGGCCGTCGTCTCGATCTCGGTGACGACGAAGACCGAGTTCTCGATCGGTTCCGGCGTGGTCATCGACTCCTCCGGTGACGTCCTCACCAACAACCACGTCATCGCCGGCGCCGTGGGCGCCGGATCGGCCGCGACCATCATCGTCACCTTCAGCAACGAGGCGACCGCGCAGGCCCGCATCGTCGGGCACGATCCACAGAGCGACCTGGCCGTGATCCGCGTGCCGAACGACGACCTGACGGTCGCCACGCTCGGCAAGTCCGCGAAGCTGGCGGTCGGTGACCCGGTCATCGCGATCGGCTCGCCGCTCGGGCTGCAGGGCACGGTCACCTCGGGCATCGTGTCGGCGCTGAACCGTCCCGTGCACGTCAGCAGCGAGGACGGCGGCTCCGGCGCCTATCTGAACGCCATCCAGACCGATGCCCCGATCAACCCCGGCAACAGCGGCGGCGCGCTCGTCAACGGCAGCGGCGCGCTCATCGGGATCAACTCGGCCGCGGCGCTCGGCACGGTGGGCCCGGGCGGCTCGGGCACGGCGATCACCGGCATCGGGTACGCGATCCCCATCGACTACGCCCGCGGCATCGCACTCCAGCTGATCCGCACCGGCAAGGCCGAGCACGCTGCGATCGGGTTGCAGGGCCGGACCGTCGTCTCGCCGACGCCGGGCAAGCAGGTCGGCGGTTACATCGTGCAGGTGTCGCCGAACGGGCCGGGCGCGAAGGCCGGCCTGAAGCAGGGCGACGTCGTGGTCGCCGCGGACAGCCAGGTCATCCAGACCTTCGATCAGCTGACGGTCATCGTCTCGCAACACAAGCCCGGCGACCGTATCGACCTGACGTATTACCGTAAGGGGACCACGCAGAAGAAGACGGTGACGGTCACGCTCGACAAAGGGTGA
- a CDS encoding O-methyltransferase produces MADAMLNGASLAYAESFAIEDDVTARARGRAAEFGCTPIGPAGGATLRLLAAATAARTVVEVGTGAGVSGLYLLGGMAPGGVLTTIDVEGEHQRAAKEAFGEAGIGASRYRLINGSAAEVLPRLRDAAYDLVFVDADKTAYAVYYEQALRLLRPGGIVAFDNALWHDRVADPSQRDPDTTVLRELGRTVRDDERLIPALLPVGDGLLVAARR; encoded by the coding sequence ATGGCCGACGCGATGCTGAACGGTGCGAGCTTGGCGTACGCGGAGTCGTTCGCCATCGAGGACGACGTCACCGCCCGCGCCCGCGGCCGGGCCGCCGAATTCGGCTGCACCCCGATCGGACCGGCCGGCGGCGCGACGCTGCGCCTGCTCGCGGCCGCCACCGCCGCGCGCACCGTCGTCGAGGTGGGCACCGGTGCGGGCGTGAGCGGGCTCTACCTGCTCGGCGGCATGGCGCCCGGGGGCGTCCTCACCACCATCGACGTCGAAGGCGAGCACCAGCGCGCGGCCAAGGAGGCGTTCGGCGAGGCCGGCATCGGCGCGTCGCGCTACCGGCTCATCAACGGCTCGGCGGCCGAGGTGCTGCCCCGGCTGCGCGACGCCGCCTACGACCTCGTCTTCGTCGACGCCGACAAGACCGCCTACGCCGTCTACTACGAGCAGGCGCTGCGACTGCTGCGTCCGGGCGGCATCGTCGCGTTCGACAACGCGCTCTGGCACGACCGCGTGGCCGACCCCTCGCAGCGCGACCCCGACACCACGGTGCTGCGCGAGCTGGGCCGGACGGTGCGCGACGACGAGCGGCTGATCCCGGCCCTGCTGCCCGTGGGCGACGGCCTGCTCGTCGCCGCCCGGCGCTGA
- a CDS encoding AzlD domain-containing protein → MTLWVLVAATALGCYLEKVAGYLVPADVLARPRVRRVVELLPVALLAALVVVQAVADGRRWDFDGPRLAGVAAGALAVWRRAPFLVVVLAAAATAALLRLLG, encoded by the coding sequence ATGACGCTGTGGGTGCTCGTCGCGGCGACCGCGCTGGGCTGCTACCTGGAGAAGGTCGCGGGCTACCTCGTCCCCGCGGACGTGCTCGCGCGGCCGCGGGTGCGCCGGGTGGTCGAGCTGCTGCCGGTGGCGCTGCTCGCCGCGCTCGTGGTCGTGCAGGCCGTGGCCGACGGCCGCCGGTGGGACTTCGACGGCCCGCGGCTGGCCGGCGTCGCCGCGGGTGCGCTCGCGGTGTGGCGGCGGGCGCCGTTCCTGGTCGTCGTGCTCGCCGCGGCCGCGACCGCGGCGTTGCTACGCCTGCTCGGCTGA
- the sigE gene encoding RNA polymerase sigma factor SigE, whose product MAVDTATTDNQVWQPPTWDEVVREHADRVYRLAYRLAGNRADAEDLTQETFVRVFRSLAEYKPGTFEGWLHRITTNLFLDMVRRRQRIRFDTLPEDANDRLAGADPGPEHVYDEMHLDPEIQAALDDLPPDFRVAVVLCDLEQLSYEEIAATLGIKVGTVRSRIHRGRVLLREALAHRAPGVRPAEPGVELVG is encoded by the coding sequence ATGGCGGTCGACACGGCCACCACCGACAACCAGGTGTGGCAGCCCCCCACCTGGGACGAGGTGGTGCGCGAGCACGCCGACCGCGTGTACCGACTCGCCTACCGCCTGGCGGGCAACCGCGCCGATGCCGAGGACCTGACGCAGGAGACCTTCGTCCGCGTGTTCCGCTCGCTCGCCGAGTACAAGCCGGGCACGTTCGAGGGCTGGCTGCACCGCATCACCACGAACCTCTTCCTCGACATGGTGCGCCGCCGGCAGCGCATCCGCTTCGACACCCTCCCCGAGGACGCGAACGACCGGCTCGCCGGTGCCGACCCCGGCCCCGAGCACGTCTACGACGAGATGCACCTCGATCCCGAGATCCAGGCCGCCCTGGACGACCTGCCGCCGGACTTCCGCGTCGCCGTCGTGCTGTGCGACCTCGAGCAGCTCTCCTACGAGGAGATCGCCGCCACGCTGGGCATCAAGGTCGGCACCGTCCGCTCCCGCATCCACCGCGGGCGGGTGCTGCTGCGCGAGGCCCTCGCCCACCGGGCGCCGGGCGTGCGTCCCGCCGAGCCGGGGGTCGAGCTCGTCGGATGA
- a CDS encoding DUF1003 domain-containing protein, producing MAERRGRPERARLDQPRAERRGPRVRFDAEAFGKLTEAIARFLGTGRYLVVQTVIIGVWLIVNLVPGIPHFDAYPLGFLTLVLSLQASYAAPLILLAQNRQDDRDRVNLDADREEARESKADLEYLAREIAAIRMALGEVATRDFVRSELQRIEDRVDDIKAPKKERKKRDAGGETVETVEPVETVDAAETADTASAEQA from the coding sequence ATGGCTGAGCGGCGCGGGCGGCCCGAACGCGCCCGGCTGGACCAGCCCCGCGCGGAGCGTCGCGGCCCGCGCGTGCGCTTCGACGCCGAGGCGTTCGGCAAGCTGACCGAGGCCATCGCGCGCTTCCTGGGCACCGGCCGCTACCTCGTCGTCCAGACGGTGATCATCGGCGTCTGGCTCATCGTGAACCTGGTGCCCGGCATCCCGCACTTCGACGCATACCCGCTCGGCTTCCTCACGCTGGTCCTGTCGCTGCAGGCGTCCTACGCCGCGCCGCTGATCCTGCTCGCCCAGAACCGGCAGGACGATCGCGACCGCGTCAACCTCGACGCCGACCGCGAGGAGGCGCGCGAGTCGAAGGCCGACCTCGAGTACCTCGCCCGCGAGATCGCGGCGATCCGCATGGCGCTCGGCGAGGTCGCGACGCGCGACTTCGTCCGTTCGGAGCTGCAGCGCATCGAGGACCGCGTCGACGACATCAAGGCGCCGAAGAAGGAGCGCAAGAAGCGCGACGCCGGTGGCGAGACCGTCGAGACCGTCGAGCCCGTCGAGACGGTCGACGCGGCCGAGACCGCCGACACCGCCTCAGCCGAGCAGGCGTAG
- a CDS encoding sec-independent translocase, with amino-acid sequence MFNLGPMELLVLAVVGIVVIGPEKLPGLARDAAAMLRTLRDVATGARQQLRDELGPEFADIDLRNLNPRTAVRRMVFGDDDDVTRFDPRTMMRDVVFGDDAHDDLRAADPRAVWREAKASYADADRVDPASPGVAGVDGDNHTGGVRFDKPTRPRPRPRPRYDDDVT; translated from the coding sequence ATGTTCAACCTCGGGCCGATGGAGCTGTTGGTGCTCGCCGTCGTCGGCATCGTCGTGATCGGCCCCGAGAAGCTCCCCGGCCTGGCCCGCGACGCCGCCGCGATGCTGCGTACGTTGCGTGACGTCGCCACCGGTGCGCGCCAGCAGCTGCGCGACGAGCTGGGCCCGGAGTTCGCCGACATCGACCTGCGCAATCTGAACCCCCGCACCGCGGTACGGCGGATGGTGTTCGGCGACGACGACGACGTCACCCGGTTCGACCCGCGCACGATGATGCGCGACGTCGTCTTCGGTGACGACGCCCACGACGACCTGCGCGCCGCCGATCCGCGGGCGGTGTGGCGCGAGGCCAAGGCGTCGTACGCCGACGCGGACCGGGTCGATCCCGCCTCACCGGGGGTCGCCGGGGTGGACGGCGACAACCACACCGGCGGCGTCCGGTTCGACAAGCCGACCCGGCCGCGGCCCCGCCCCCGCCCGCGCTACGACGACGACGTCACCTGA
- a CDS encoding magnesium transporter MgtE N-terminal domain-containing protein, producing the protein MSSGDRVFVARLAGIEVFDPSGDQLGKVRDAVTMLRADRQPPRVIGLVVEVAQRHRIFVPMGRVTRIEVDQVVLASGTINMKRFDRRTNEVLVLADLLDRTVTLRDGQQRVTVVDAGMETNRSRDWVISRLAVRTQTARLARRRGQLSQVEWNEVAGLTLSEPHEQSESQGTDAVLAVLSDLRAADVAAALTDMTPKRRLEIATALDDERLADVLQEMSEDDQVELVRQLADERAADVLEAMDDDDAADLLGDLPAADQQRLLGLMEPEEAEPVRRLMTYADYTAGGLMTSEPLIMLPDATVAEALARIRNPELSPAVAAQVYVVRPPQGTPTGRFLGTAHVQRLLREPPSSLVSGLCEKDTGSLRPDSTIDEVTRHLATYNLVAVPVVDEHERLLGAVSVDDVLDHLLPEGWRDDRAEAHG; encoded by the coding sequence GTGAGTTCCGGCGACCGTGTCTTCGTCGCCCGGCTCGCCGGCATCGAGGTCTTCGACCCGTCCGGCGATCAGCTGGGCAAGGTCCGCGACGCCGTCACGATGTTGCGCGCCGACCGACAGCCGCCGCGGGTGATCGGCCTGGTGGTCGAGGTCGCGCAGCGGCATCGCATCTTCGTGCCGATGGGACGGGTCACCCGCATCGAGGTCGATCAGGTCGTCCTCGCCTCGGGGACGATCAACATGAAGCGCTTCGACCGCCGCACCAACGAGGTGCTGGTGCTCGCCGACCTGCTCGACCGCACCGTGACCCTGCGCGACGGCCAGCAGCGCGTCACCGTCGTCGACGCCGGCATGGAGACCAACCGGTCACGCGACTGGGTGATCTCGCGGCTCGCGGTCCGTACGCAGACGGCTCGCCTCGCCCGGCGCCGCGGGCAGCTGTCGCAGGTCGAGTGGAACGAGGTCGCGGGCCTCACGCTCTCCGAGCCGCACGAGCAGAGCGAGAGCCAGGGCACCGACGCCGTGCTCGCGGTGCTGTCCGACCTGCGCGCCGCGGACGTCGCGGCGGCGCTGACGGACATGACCCCCAAGCGGCGGCTCGAGATCGCCACCGCACTGGACGACGAGCGGCTCGCCGACGTGCTGCAGGAGATGTCCGAGGACGACCAGGTGGAGCTCGTGCGGCAGCTGGCCGACGAGCGCGCCGCCGACGTCCTCGAGGCGATGGACGACGACGACGCGGCCGACCTGCTCGGCGACCTGCCCGCCGCCGACCAGCAGCGGCTGCTCGGGCTGATGGAGCCCGAGGAGGCCGAGCCCGTCCGCCGGCTGATGACCTACGCCGACTACACCGCCGGTGGCCTGATGACCTCCGAGCCGCTCATCATGCTGCCCGACGCCACCGTGGCCGAGGCCCTCGCCCGCATCCGCAACCCCGAGCTCTCGCCCGCGGTCGCGGCGCAGGTGTACGTCGTCCGGCCGCCGCAGGGCACGCCGACCGGTCGCTTCCTCGGCACCGCGCACGTGCAGCGCCTGCTGCGCGAGCCGCCGTCCTCGCTCGTCAGCGGCCTCTGCGAGAAGGACACCGGCTCGCTGCGCCCCGACTCGACGATCGACGAGGTCACCCGTCACCTCGCGACGTACAACCTCGTCGCCGTCCCCGTCGTCGACGAGCACGAGCGGCTGCTCGGCGCGGTGTCGGTCGACGACGTCCTCGATCACCTGCTGCCCGAGGGGTGGCGCGACGACCGGGCCGAGGCCCATGGCTGA
- a CDS encoding AzlC family ABC transporter permease, with amino-acid sequence MTRRRLDPVVRDSLGVGLAVGSYGFAFGAASVAAGLSVLQSCLLSLLAFTGGTQFAVVGVVAGGGSVLAALAGGLLLGSRNTLYAMRLAPLLGVRGPRRLLAAHGTIDESTAMAVGQARPRDARVAFWWTFGGVFACWNLTTLAGALVGSIVEPADFGLDAVVPAAFLALLAPRLRAGALEKRIAVAGALVAGVLVPFTPPGVPVLASCAALLLATEPRWRR; translated from the coding sequence GTGACGCGGCGCCGCCTCGATCCCGTCGTCCGCGACTCGCTGGGGGTCGGCCTGGCGGTGGGCTCGTACGGGTTCGCGTTCGGCGCGGCCTCGGTCGCGGCCGGGCTGTCGGTGCTGCAGAGCTGCCTGCTGTCGCTGCTCGCCTTCACCGGCGGGACGCAGTTCGCGGTGGTCGGCGTCGTCGCCGGCGGGGGGAGCGTGCTGGCGGCGCTGGCCGGCGGCCTGCTGCTCGGCTCGCGCAACACGCTCTACGCGATGCGCCTCGCCCCGCTGCTGGGCGTCCGTGGCCCCCGCCGGCTGCTCGCCGCGCACGGGACGATCGACGAGTCGACCGCGATGGCGGTGGGCCAGGCGCGCCCGCGTGACGCGCGCGTGGCGTTCTGGTGGACCTTCGGCGGGGTCTTCGCCTGCTGGAACCTCACCACCCTGGCCGGGGCGCTCGTCGGCTCGATCGTCGAGCCGGCCGACTTCGGGCTGGACGCGGTCGTGCCGGCGGCGTTCCTCGCGCTGCTCGCGCCGCGGTTGCGCGCCGGGGCGCTGGAGAAGCGGATCGCCGTCGCGGGCGCGCTCGTGGCAGGGGTGCTCGTGCCCTTCACGCCGCCGGGCGTCCCGGTGCTCGCGTCGTGCGCCGCGCTGCTGCTCGCGACCGAGCCACGGTGGCGACGATGA
- a CDS encoding SDR family oxidoreductase: protein MRVVIAGGHGKIALLLARRLAAAGHHAVGLIRNADHEADVVAAGGEAVVLDLETRTVDDVAAALVGADAVVFAAGAGPGSGPERKLTVDRDGAVNLARAAAAARVSRYVLVSAIATDDFDADSEDVYQVYKRAKSEADAAVRASDLDWTIVRPGGLTDDPATGRVRVAETVERAKIPRDDVAAVVLACLEEPATVGRQFELVAGDTPIGEALAAL, encoded by the coding sequence ATGCGCGTCGTCATCGCCGGAGGTCACGGCAAGATCGCCCTGCTGCTCGCCCGTCGCCTCGCCGCGGCGGGACACCACGCCGTCGGCCTGATCCGCAACGCCGATCACGAGGCCGACGTCGTCGCGGCCGGCGGCGAGGCCGTGGTGCTGGATCTCGAGACCCGCACCGTCGACGACGTGGCCGCGGCGCTGGTCGGGGCCGACGCGGTCGTCTTCGCCGCCGGCGCCGGGCCGGGGAGTGGGCCGGAACGCAAGCTGACCGTCGACCGCGACGGCGCGGTGAACCTGGCGCGGGCCGCCGCGGCGGCGCGGGTCAGCCGCTACGTCCTCGTCTCGGCCATCGCCACCGACGACTTCGACGCGGACTCCGAGGACGTCTACCAGGTCTACAAGCGGGCCAAGAGCGAGGCGGACGCCGCCGTGCGCGCGAGCGACCTCGACTGGACGATCGTGCGGCCCGGCGGCCTCACCGACGACCCGGCCACCGGCCGCGTTCGGGTGGCCGAGACGGTCGAGCGCGCCAAGATCCCGCGCGACGACGTCGCGGCCGTCGTCCTCGCCTGCCTCGAGGAGCCCGCCACCGTGGGCCGACAGTTCGAGCTGGTCGCCGGCGACACCCCGATCGGCGAGGCGCTCGCGGCGCTCTAG